A stretch of Salvelinus namaycush isolate Seneca chromosome 42, SaNama_1.0, whole genome shotgun sequence DNA encodes these proteins:
- the LOC120035066 gene encoding SLAM family member 5-like isoform X4 has protein sequence MNHLFGWRWLASLTFMLLYFDIDVLCASQPTVQSETRQVKGVVGQSLSFPERVNKSGNLLHGDLGSIANVYPGKEGKITLEKRFENRIHLNSVTRYFTLSDLKIDDAGVYTVEDTDGGGKNKFELTVYNVVSKPQVTGCDSSSCRAVCSVDNEKEVTLTSYRGEEILNQTSSPDLTTDLSLYLEVEGKNYNSTYSCVAANPISNETVPVPKCCSKDGHPNDADSDERGRGILIIAVICVSVALGMVGLAIYLKKRRNGQPKGRFISKSAS, from the exons ATGAACCATTTGTTTGGATGGAGATGGCTTGCCAGCCTGACGTTCATGCTGCTATATTTCGACATTGATG taCTCTGTGCTTCCCAACCAACAGTCCAGTCTGAGACTCGGCAGGTAAAAGGCGTCGTGGGGCAGTCTCTCTCTTTTCCAGAGAGGGTGAACAAGTCTGGCAATTTACTTCACGGAGACCTTGGCAGTATTGCAAATGTGTACCCTGGTAAAGAAGGCAAAATCACCCTCGAGAAGAGATTTGAAAATCGTATCCACTTGAACAGTGTTACAAGATACTTCACTCTGTCAGACCTCAAGATAGACGATGCTGGGGTTTATACTGTGGAGGATACAGATGGAGGGGGGAAAAACAAATTTGAGCTCACTGTataca aTGTTGTTTCCAAACCTCAGGTGACAGGGTGTGACAGCAGCTCCTGTCGTGCGGTGTGTTCTGTGGACAACGAAAAAGAGGTGACCTTGACCTCGTACAGAGGAGAGGAAATACTAAACCAGACCAGCAGTCCTGATCTCACCAccgatctctctctctatttggaGGTAGAGGGAAAGAACTACAACTCCACCTATAGCTGTGTGGCTGCTAACCCTATCAGCAATGAGACAGTTCCTGTCCCAAAATGTTGCAGCAAAGATGGTCATCCTAATGATGCAG ACAGTGATGAGAGGGGTCGGGGTATTCTTATTATTGCTGTAATCTGCGTTTCGGTTGCCTTGGGGATGGTTGGACTTGCAATCTATCTAAAGAAGAGGAGAAATGGACAACCAAAAGGCAG ATTCATCTCAAAAAGTGCAAGTTGA
- the LOC120035066 gene encoding SLAM family member 5-like isoform X3, with product MNHLFGWRWLASLTFMLLYFDIDVLCASQPTVQSETRQVKGVVGQSLSFPERVNKSGNLLHGDLGSIANVYPGKEGKITLEKRFENRIHLNSVTRYFTLSDLKIDDAGVYTVEDTDGGGKNKFELTVYNVVSKPQVTGCDSSSCRAVCSVDNEKEVTLTSYRGEEILNQTSSPDLTTDLSLYLEVEGKNYNSTYSCVAANPISNETVPVPKCCSKDGHPNDADSDERGRGILIIAVICVSVALGMVGLAIYLKKRRNGQPKGGANRCTRTGFT from the exons ATGAACCATTTGTTTGGATGGAGATGGCTTGCCAGCCTGACGTTCATGCTGCTATATTTCGACATTGATG taCTCTGTGCTTCCCAACCAACAGTCCAGTCTGAGACTCGGCAGGTAAAAGGCGTCGTGGGGCAGTCTCTCTCTTTTCCAGAGAGGGTGAACAAGTCTGGCAATTTACTTCACGGAGACCTTGGCAGTATTGCAAATGTGTACCCTGGTAAAGAAGGCAAAATCACCCTCGAGAAGAGATTTGAAAATCGTATCCACTTGAACAGTGTTACAAGATACTTCACTCTGTCAGACCTCAAGATAGACGATGCTGGGGTTTATACTGTGGAGGATACAGATGGAGGGGGGAAAAACAAATTTGAGCTCACTGTataca aTGTTGTTTCCAAACCTCAGGTGACAGGGTGTGACAGCAGCTCCTGTCGTGCGGTGTGTTCTGTGGACAACGAAAAAGAGGTGACCTTGACCTCGTACAGAGGAGAGGAAATACTAAACCAGACCAGCAGTCCTGATCTCACCAccgatctctctctctatttggaGGTAGAGGGAAAGAACTACAACTCCACCTATAGCTGTGTGGCTGCTAACCCTATCAGCAATGAGACAGTTCCTGTCCCAAAATGTTGCAGCAAAGATGGTCATCCTAATGATGCAG ACAGTGATGAGAGGGGTCGGGGTATTCTTATTATTGCTGTAATCTGCGTTTCGGTTGCCTTGGGGATGGTTGGACTTGCAATCTATCTAAAGAAGAGGAGAAATGGACAACCAAAAG GAGGAGCGAACAGGTGTACCAGAACTGGATTCACTTAG
- the LOC120035066 gene encoding SLAM family member 5-like isoform X2: MNHLFGWRWLASLTFMLLYFDIDVLCASQPTVQSETRQVKGVVGQSLSFPERVNKSGNLLHGDLGSIANVYPGKEGKITLEKRFENRIHLNSVTRYFTLSDLKIDDAGVYTVEDTDGGGKNKFELTVYNVVSKPQVTGCDSSSCRAVCSVDNEKEVTLTSYRGEEILNQTSSPDLTTDLSLYLEVEGKNYNSTYSCVAANPISNETVPVPKCCSKDGHPNDADSDERGRGILIIAVICVSVALGMVGLAIYLKKRRNGQPKGRRSEQVYQNWIHLETNQN; encoded by the exons ATGAACCATTTGTTTGGATGGAGATGGCTTGCCAGCCTGACGTTCATGCTGCTATATTTCGACATTGATG taCTCTGTGCTTCCCAACCAACAGTCCAGTCTGAGACTCGGCAGGTAAAAGGCGTCGTGGGGCAGTCTCTCTCTTTTCCAGAGAGGGTGAACAAGTCTGGCAATTTACTTCACGGAGACCTTGGCAGTATTGCAAATGTGTACCCTGGTAAAGAAGGCAAAATCACCCTCGAGAAGAGATTTGAAAATCGTATCCACTTGAACAGTGTTACAAGATACTTCACTCTGTCAGACCTCAAGATAGACGATGCTGGGGTTTATACTGTGGAGGATACAGATGGAGGGGGGAAAAACAAATTTGAGCTCACTGTataca aTGTTGTTTCCAAACCTCAGGTGACAGGGTGTGACAGCAGCTCCTGTCGTGCGGTGTGTTCTGTGGACAACGAAAAAGAGGTGACCTTGACCTCGTACAGAGGAGAGGAAATACTAAACCAGACCAGCAGTCCTGATCTCACCAccgatctctctctctatttggaGGTAGAGGGAAAGAACTACAACTCCACCTATAGCTGTGTGGCTGCTAACCCTATCAGCAATGAGACAGTTCCTGTCCCAAAATGTTGCAGCAAAGATGGTCATCCTAATGATGCAG ACAGTGATGAGAGGGGTCGGGGTATTCTTATTATTGCTGTAATCTGCGTTTCGGTTGCCTTGGGGATGGTTGGACTTGCAATCTATCTAAAGAAGAGGAGAAATGGACAACCAAAAGGCAG GAGGAGCGAACAGGTGTACCAGAACTGGATTCACTTAGAGACAAACCAAAACTGA
- the LOC120035066 gene encoding SLAM family member 5-like isoform X1, with product MNHLFGWRWLASLTFMLLYFDIDVLCASQPTVQSETRQVKGVVGQSLSFPERVNKSGNLLHGDLGSIANVYPGKEGKITLEKRFENRIHLNSVTRYFTLSDLKIDDAGVYTVEDTDGGGKNKFELTVYNVVSKPQVTGCDSSSCRAVCSVDNEKEVTLTSYRGEEILNQTSSPDLTTDLSLYLEVEGKNYNSTYSCVAANPISNETVPVPKCCSKDGHPNDADSDERGRGILIIAVICVSVALGMVGLAIYLKKRRNGQPKDSSQKVQVDIVYATITPKKQADNQEERTGVPELDSLRDKPKLTSVYDTLQSHRMAASGDVDTA from the exons ATGAACCATTTGTTTGGATGGAGATGGCTTGCCAGCCTGACGTTCATGCTGCTATATTTCGACATTGATG taCTCTGTGCTTCCCAACCAACAGTCCAGTCTGAGACTCGGCAGGTAAAAGGCGTCGTGGGGCAGTCTCTCTCTTTTCCAGAGAGGGTGAACAAGTCTGGCAATTTACTTCACGGAGACCTTGGCAGTATTGCAAATGTGTACCCTGGTAAAGAAGGCAAAATCACCCTCGAGAAGAGATTTGAAAATCGTATCCACTTGAACAGTGTTACAAGATACTTCACTCTGTCAGACCTCAAGATAGACGATGCTGGGGTTTATACTGTGGAGGATACAGATGGAGGGGGGAAAAACAAATTTGAGCTCACTGTataca aTGTTGTTTCCAAACCTCAGGTGACAGGGTGTGACAGCAGCTCCTGTCGTGCGGTGTGTTCTGTGGACAACGAAAAAGAGGTGACCTTGACCTCGTACAGAGGAGAGGAAATACTAAACCAGACCAGCAGTCCTGATCTCACCAccgatctctctctctatttggaGGTAGAGGGAAAGAACTACAACTCCACCTATAGCTGTGTGGCTGCTAACCCTATCAGCAATGAGACAGTTCCTGTCCCAAAATGTTGCAGCAAAGATGGTCATCCTAATGATGCAG ACAGTGATGAGAGGGGTCGGGGTATTCTTATTATTGCTGTAATCTGCGTTTCGGTTGCCTTGGGGATGGTTGGACTTGCAATCTATCTAAAGAAGAGGAGAAATGGACAACCAAAAG ATTCATCTCAAAAAGTGCAAGTTGACATTGTGTACGCAACGATAACTCCTAAAAAACAAGCAGATAATCAG GAGGAGCGAACAGGTGTACCAGAACTGGATTCACTTAGAGACAAACCAAAACTGACATCAGTTTATGATACACTCCAATCACATCGCATGGCTGCCAGCGGTGATGTTGACACAGCATGA